One segment of Manihot esculenta cultivar AM560-2 chromosome 4, M.esculenta_v8, whole genome shotgun sequence DNA contains the following:
- the LOC110612541 gene encoding LEAF RUST 10 DISEASE-RESISTANCE LOCUS RECEPTOR-LIKE PROTEIN KINASE-like 2.1, producing MNTETMSISVYLNSTIGEIVIFVFLLISQTCKGGDSNQCPPSSCGKNHNISYPFRLQTDPKNCGNHSYEVSCENNLTVLNLNGGRYFVQSINYDNFTIRLVDAGVHPDNCSSIPRFPFIYDLSERYSTYRYQWSETEERKWKKLRQLPELSQMIMFIKCQNPVKSPLYVETAPCLNSSYVNIGDMKANDLMELCSVEMISLFPLFPAKKNMSFLEIHRQLAFGFQLSWHSIYCGKCHPYACYLDSRKGIRCLIWWKENFLDIIVWMLSSSLICLAMCLVARAICGAPCVIAFLIYKWRRRHLSGYETIEEFLQSHNNFMPIRYSYSDIRKITRGFKEKLGEGGFGFVYKGKLRSGKFAAIKMLGKSKANGQDFINEVATIGRIHHTNIVKLIGFCVEGSKHALVYEFMSNGSLDNYIFCQEGSISLSWEKLYEISLGVARGIEYLHQGCNMQILHFDIKPHNILLDENFTPKISDFGLAKLYPTKGSIASLTAARGTIGYMAPELFYKNIGRVSHKADVYSFGMLLLEIAGKRKNLNALAENLSQVYYPFWVYDQLSNGKLTIEDSSEEENILARKMIITGLWCIQMQPCNRPPMNKVLDMLEGDLRSLELPPRPVLYPIESMTIDEGESSSKSSEVK from the exons ATGAACACAGAAACAATGTCAATCTCCGTCTACCTTAATTCCACGATTGGAGAAATTGTAATCTTCGTTTTCCTGCTCATCTCCCAAACTTGCAAGGGTGGGGATTCAAATCAGTGTCCACCTTCTTCATGTGGGAAGAATCACAACATCAGTTACCCTTTTCGATTACAAACTGATCCTAAGAATTGCGGAAACCATAGCTATGAGGTTTCTTGCGAAAATAATTTGACGGTGTTAAATCTTAACGGTGGAAGATACTTTGTTCAATCCATCAACTACGATAACTTCACTATCCGACTGGTGGATGCCGGCGTCCATCCAGACAATTGCTCCTCCATTCCTCGTTTTCCATTTATATACGATCTGTCGGAAAGATATTCCACTTATAGATACCAATGGTCAGAAACAGAAGAACGCAAATGGAAGAAGTTAAGACAGCTTCCAGAGTTGTCGCAGATGATTATGTTCATAAAGTGTCAAAATCCAGTGAAGTCTCCTCTTTACGTGGAAACAGCTCCTTGTCTTAACTCATCTTATGTAAATATAGGAGACATGAAGGCAAACGATTTGATGGAGTTGTGCAGCGTGGAGATGATTAGTTTGTTTCCATTATTTCCGGCAAAGAAGAACATGTCGTTTCTTGAAATTCACAGGCAACTTGCTTTTGGGTTTCAGCTTTCCTGGCACAGCATCTACTGTGGTAAATGTCATCCTTATGCTTGCTATCTGGACAGCAGAAAAGGCATTCGATGCCTTATCTGGT GGAAAGAGAACTTCTTGGATATAATCGTAT GGATGCTCTCATCGTCTTTGATTTGTCTTG CAATGTGTTTGGTTGCAAGAGCTATCTGTGGGGCTCCATGTGTGATTGCATTTCTTATTTATAAATGGAGAAGAAGGCATCTATCTGGGTATGAAACAATTGAAGAATTCCTCCAGAGTCACAATAACTTTATGCCAATAAGGTATTCTTATTCAGACATTCGAAAGATCACTAGAGGTTTCAAGGAAAAGTTGGGTGAAGGAGGCTTTGGTTTTGTGTATAAAGGAAAACTTCGTAGTGGTAAATTTGCAGCAATAAAGATGTTGGGTAAATCTAAAGCTAATGGACAAGATTTTATCAACGAGGTTGCTACAATTGGGAGGATCCACCATACCAACATAGTAAAATTAATTGGTTTTTGCGTTGAGGGATCAAAGCATGCTCTTGTATACGAATTTATGTCTAATGGGTCTcttgataattatattttttgtcaAGAAGGATCTATTTCTTTGAGTTGGGAAAAGTTATATGAGATATCTCTTGGAGTGGCACGAGGCATTGAGTATCTACATCAAGGTTGCAATATGCAAATCCTTCATTTTGATATTAAGCCTCACAACATTCTTCTTGACGAAAATTTCACTCCAAAAATTTCTGATTTTGGGCTAGCTAAGCTTTATCCAACTAAGGGAAGCATTGCATCTCTTACAGCTGCAAGGGGAACAATTGGATACATGGCACCAGAGTTGTTCTATAAAAATATTGGGCGTGTTTCACATAAAGCAGATGTATACAGTTTTGGAATGTTGTTGTTGGAAATTgcaggaaaaaggaaaaacctAAATGCATTGGCAGAAAATTTGAGTCAAGTTTACTATCCATTCTGGGTTTATGACCAACTCTCAAATGGAAAGTTAACAATAGAAGactcatcagaggaggaaaataTATTAGCTAGGAAAATGATTATAACAGGATTATGGTGTATACAGATGCAACCTTGTAATCGTCCTCCAATGAACAAAGTACTAGACATGCTTGAAGGAGATCTCAGAAGCCTAGAATTGCCACCAAGGCCTGTTCTATATCCTATAGAATCAATGACTATAGATGAAGGAGAATCATCATCAAAGTCAAGTGAAGTAAAATAG